In one window of Streptomyces sp. NBC_01224 DNA:
- a CDS encoding helix-turn-helix domain-containing protein, whose amino-acid sequence MTAQDREELVRVTTTGVRGASMIMRARVLLALDTSAGEADPKEVIAARLGVSGETLRLVAKRFAETGGDVHATIARKKRDLPPVPSPVTGEVEARLIAMACSQPPQGHARWSLRLLEKHVALVEDIPDLDHSTIGRVLKKRNCVLT is encoded by the coding sequence TTGACCGCGCAGGATCGCGAGGAGTTGGTCCGGGTGACCACGACAGGTGTTCGTGGGGCCTCGATGATCATGCGTGCGCGGGTACTGCTTGCGCTGGATACCTCGGCGGGTGAGGCGGATCCCAAGGAGGTGATCGCGGCCCGGCTCGGCGTCTCCGGTGAGACGTTGCGGCTGGTCGCCAAGCGTTTCGCCGAGACCGGTGGCGATGTTCACGCCACGATCGCGCGGAAGAAGCGCGACCTCCCACCGGTGCCCTCGCCGGTGACTGGTGAGGTCGAAGCCCGGCTGATTGCGATGGCGTGCTCACAGCCACCCCAAGGCCATGCCCGGTGGTCACTGCGGCTGCTGGAGAAGCACGTCGCGCTGGTCGAGGACATCCCCGATCTGGACCACTCCACCATCGGGCGGGTCTTAAAAAAACGGAACTGCGTCCTCACCTGA